The genomic interval GACGAGTCGGCTTGCCTGGGCGTTGCTGAATCTCTGCTGCACGAGGGGAGGAAGTTCGACGCGCCGACCTTCGCGGCCACGCCCCGCTTCGCCGCTATCCCGGGGGCCTTCGTCGCCGACCTGCGCACCGGGCGCTTCCGGCCCGGCGGCCGTTGTGTCTGTGACGGGAGGTGCTCTGGGGGTTCGATGGAGAGGCAGGTCCAGGATTCCCTGGCCGACCCCGTTCTCTCTGGTCAGGCGGCCCGCCCGTGCTGGTGGCGGTAGGGCCGACCGGACCAAAAGGTCCGCCCGTTCGAAGGCAGAGGAACGTTCTTGCTGTTCGGGGCCGCATGCGGCGCGGGAGAGGAACGAGGCCCCCCGCTCCGGGGTTTCCCCATATCCAGTGAAGGTGTCCCTCCGTGGTTCTCGTCATCGTCGTCGCTGTGCTGGCCCTCCTGGCGGGTCTGGCCGCCAACCGCTTCCTGCGCCCCAGACTCCTGAGCGAGGACGACGACACCGGCATGGCCGTGAAGGACCTGGTCGGCCCACTCCTGACACTGACCGTGCTGCTGCTGGCCTTCGTGCTGGTCACGGCCAACGGCTCGTACGGAAAGGCCGAGGTCGCCGCACGCAGTGAGGCCCGGGCCGTCGACCAGCTCGTCGAAACCGCCGAATACGCGCCCGCGGCACAGAGGGCCAGGATCCAGGCCGACGCCGTGTGCTACGCCCGCGCCGTCCGCGCCCAGGAATGGCCCGCCATGGCCGACGGCAACGGTTCCCCGGCACCGAGCGTCTGGTCCACCGACCTGCGCCGCGTATTCCGCGAGGTGGAGGGCAAACCCGTCTTCGGCATGCTGGTCTCCGCCGACAGCAAGCGCTCGGAGGAACGCGAGGAGCGCCTCACCCAGGCCACCGCCAGCATCCCCACCGCGATCTTCTGGTTCCTGCTCGCGACCCTCGTCATCACCGTCATGGCCCTCGCCACCTGCATCCCCCGCCGCAAGAACCGCGGACAGCTCATCACCCTCACCGTCATCACCACGCTCCTCACCACCACCCTGTGCATCATCCGCGACGTCGACCGGCCCTTCGGGGGCATCATCGACGTCAAACCCACCGCCATCACAGAGGTGGAACGCCAGGCCGACCGCGACTTCCTCTCCCACCACACAGCAGCCGACTTCCCCTGCGACCAGCAGGGCAACCGCACCGCGACCTGAACCCGCACCGCACACCGCGCCGGTGGAAGCAGAGTGCGGCGGCGGGGTGACGCGCTCGTTCGGACGCACAATGCGTGCTCTCCACCGACAGCGGCGCCGTGCCGGAAAGCACTGTGGGCCGCTAGGAGTTGTCGTCAGATGTCACGCCCACATCAGTAGGGATGCCAGGGCGATGGCGGCTTGCTGGGACTCGGCGGCGTTGTCGTAGCGGGTCGCGATGCCGCGCCGTTGCCTGAGACGGTTGGAGCTGCGTTCCACGACGTTGCGCCGTTTGCAGAGCTGCTTGTCGAAGGCGGGCGGGCGTCCGCCCCGGCTGCCGCGCCTGAGCCGGTTGCGGACCTGGTCGGCACGCTCAGGGATCGTGTGGCCGATGCCCCGCCGACGCCGCCCTCATTCCGGGGCCGTGCAGGGCGGTCCGTAGTCCACGTCGGGGAAGTAGCGGTCCCACTGCGCACGGGTGAGGGCGGTGGGTTGTCGGGCGCAGACCTGGGAGACGGCGTCCTCCGGGTCGGTCGGCCAGAGACGGGCGTCGCTGTCCTCGCTGCCCGTGAGCAGGGTCCTTCCGTCTGGAGACAGCGCCACGTCGTTGAGGGCGCCTCCCGGGCCGCTGAGTACTCCTGCGGCCCGGGGGCGGCGCGGGTCGGTGATGTCCCAGAGCCGGGCGACGCCGTCGTAACCCCCCGAGGCCAGGAACCGGCCGTCCCCGCTGAGCGCCACGGAGATCACCACTTCGGTGTGGCCGGTGAGCACGGACAGTGCGGCCGGGCTCCGGGGCCGGGTGACGTCCCAGAGACGTACGGTGTGATCGTCGCTGCCGGACACCAGGGTGTGACCATCGGGGGCGAAGGCCAGGGACGTGACGAAGTGGCGATGGCCGGTGAGGACCGACAACCTGGCAGGAGTACGAGGCCGGGTCACGTCCCACAGTTGTACCGTGCGGTCGTCGCCCCCGGTCGCCAAGTACCTTCCGTCGCGGCTGAATGCGACGGCCTTGACGTTGAGGCGGTGCCCGGTCAGTACGGCCCTTGCCACGGGCCGGGAGCGCGTGGTGAGGTCCCACAGCCGAACGGTGTGGTCGTAGCTGCCGGTGGCCAGGGTCCGCCCGTCGGGACTGAAAGCGACAGCGAAGACCACGCCGGTGTGCCCGGTGAGAGTGGTGGCCAGAGCGGGGCGCCGACGGTCGGACACGTCCCACAGCTGCACCCTGTGGCCGAAACCGCCCACGGCCAGGGTGTGGCCGTCCGGAGCGAACGCCACGGACGCCACCGGACCGGTGCCCGTCGCCTCTCCCGTCCTCACCGGCGGACCGGCTTCGGGTACGTCCCACAGCCGTACGGTGTCACCGCCCGTCGCCAGCCCCCGCCCCGCCGGGTCGAACGCGACCGCGGAGACGTTGCGATTGCGGCCCGGGAGCGCCGTGGCGGCCGCGCCGAGCAGGCCGTCGCGGGCCTCCGCGGTGGGCGAGAGACGGTAGGCCGCCGCCATCAGCTGGGTGTGCAGCGCGGGTTGGGTGTCGCGCAGCGGCTCCGCCTCGGCCACCACGTTGCGGGAGAGGACGTCGTTGCGCTGCTGGGTGACCTCCCGCTGGACGTGCAGGGCGTACGCAGCCGCACAGGTGGCGAGGAGAGTCACGGCGGTCAGCAGGGCGACCAGCCGGCGCAGCCGTCGGGTGTGCAGGGCGGTCTGCCGTTTCCTGTTCTCCTCGGCCGACGCGCTGGCGTCGAGGAAGGCCCGTTCGCGGGCGCTGAGAACGCTGCGGTGCGACGGTTCGTCGAGGAACTCCCTGGCCATCGCGAGGCGCGCACCGCGGTAGAGGGCGTCCTGGTCCTCGTCCAGGGAGTCCCAGAGCAGTGTCGCCTCGGTGAGCCTGCGGTGGCGGCGGAGGCTTTCGCGGTCCTCGGTCAGCCACTGGTGCAGCCGTGGCCAGCACCGGATCAGCGCCTCGTGTGTGATCTCCACATGGAGGTCGTCGAGGGTGAGCAGCCGGGCGTGGGCGGCTTGCTCCAGGACGGCGGCGGCATCACCGCCGTGGTCGAATTCGTCGCGGGGCAGGCGTCTCTTGGTGTCCTCGGTGCCTTCGCCCAGTGCGGTCAGACGCAGGAACAGCTGGCGGGCCAGTTGCTGCTCGCCCGGGGTGAGTGAGGCGTAGAAGGACTCCGCGGTCCGTGCGAGGGCGCCTTCCACCCCGCCTGCGGCCTGGTGTCCGGCGAGTGTGAGCGCGTTGCCCCGGCGCCGGTGCCAGGTCTCCAGCAGGGCGTGCGAGAGCAGCGGGAGCACTCCGGGCCTGCCGTGGCACTCGGCGATGAGCGACGCCATGAGGGGGCCCTCGACGCTCAGCCCCGCGCGCACGGCGGGCTGGACGATGGCCTGGCGCAGCTGCTCCCCGGTCATGGGGCCGAGGGTGATCTGGCTGTCGGCCAGTGCGGCGACCAGTTCCGCGTAGTGCGTGCAGTGCGCGTAGAAGTCGGCGCGTACGCCGAGTACGACGCGGCACCGGCTGTTGGGGGTCTGTGTCGCAGTGCAGAGCGCGGTGATGAAGGAGTGCCGCTCCTTCTCGCTCCGGCACAGGGTGAAGACCTCCTCGAACTGATCGACGACGAGGACCGCCTCGGCCGTGGCGGGCCGCCCGGCGAGCAGCTGCCGTACGAGCCGGTGCAGGTTCGCCGGATCGTCCGTCAGCTCGGCGTGCAGTGTCCCGGCGGTGGTCCCGAGCTGCCCCGCCAGCGCGACCGCGCACTCTTCGAGAGGGTGCGGCCCCGGAGTGAGGAGCACGACGGCCCCCTGCTCCGCCTCCGCCTCCGCGTGCAGCCGGGGCAACAGCCCGGCTCTCAGCAGGGAGGACTTGCCCGAACCCGAAGCTCCGAAGACCGCCACGAACCGTCGCCTCGACAGGCTGCCGACCAGGGAGCTCGTCACCTGCTCACGGCCGAAGAACCGCTCGCTGTCCTCGGGTTGGAACGCGGCGAGTCCCGGGTACGGCGCGCGGGAGGCGCTGCCGTCGGCGCGGTCACTCTCCACCGGAGCGGCGCCCGCGGCGAGTTCGGCGGCGGTGCTGTGCCACAGCCGCTCCCACTCCTCCACGTCGCCGTCGCAGGCGCGGACGTAGGCGAGGGCGACAGGGAGCGAGGGCAGACCGCGGCCCGCCGCGGCGTTGGACAGCGTGGTGACGGAGTAGTGGGAGCGCTGCGACAGCACCCGGTAGGTGGGGCTGCCCGCCTTCTGCCGCAGCCGTCGCAGGGCCGCCGCCCACCTCAGCTCCGGGCTGTTCCCGTCCTCCAACGGCCGTTCGCTGCGTGGCACCGTCGCCCCTCTCCGCCTGCGCCTTCTCTCCCGTGATTGTTTCTCATCCGTTTGTTCCGTGCCTTGCTTCCGATGCCGGACAACGCAGTCTGGCTAATTTGCCGAGGGTCAGCTCGACGTCGAACTCATGGGAGGAACAGCGATGTTCCGGAAACTCTCGACCACCGCGGCCGTACTGGGGCTCGCACTCGCGGGCCCGCTGATGCTGCCGGGCCAGGCTCAGGCGTCCCCGCGCGCGGCAGCGGCACCCGCCGAGATCTGCGGGTACAACGACAACCTCGGCGGGCAAGCCGTGTGGATCAACTGCGGAAACTTCAACCACCTGATCGAGACGTGGGCGCTGGGCGCGAGCCAGAGCTTCCAGTGCGTCGCCGCCCATTCCCGGTACTACTTGGGGCCGACCTGGTTCATCAGCAGCTCCAAGTACGCGGGCGGGGTGGGCTGCAAGCCGTAACGCCGTCGTCGCCCGCAGACCCACTCTTTGCTGAACCACCCTCTTCGCTGAACCAGCGCTGAACCTTCGGAGGAAACGCATGCGCAAGCTCTTCGCGACGCTTGGCTCTGCCGCCGCCCTCGTCCTGACACTGGCGACGACTTCGGCCCAAGCGGCGGAGGCAGCCCCGGCGGCAGGCTATGACCGCTGCCCCGCGGGGTCCTTCTGCATTTTCGACGGGGCCAACGGGACCGGCACCATCGCCTGGTTCCGTACCGGCTCGCCCGACCTGCGGGGCCAGTCGATGGACAACCGGACCTCGTCGTACTGGAACCGCACCAATGACGCGTTCGCTCTGTACGACGGATACAACTACGGCGGAAGCTGCTGGTCGGTCTTCACCCACGAACCGTCCAACCTGGAGGGGCGCTACCCCCAGTGGAACAACCGCTTCAGTTCTCTCACCAAGAGCGCCTGCGGCTGAGCCCTCTCCCGCTGACGCGCGGGCGGTCCCGCCCCCATGCCGGTGAGGCAGCGGATCGACAGGGCAACAGCCTCTTATCGGCGTACACAAAAAGGCTGCCAGGTCAGGGGATCAGAACGCAATGGTTCTCGATGACCCTGCCACTGCGGTCCAATCCGCCGCAGACGGCCAGACGCCCGGTCCCCGGCTTCCCGAGTTCGAGGTTGACTACGAACCGGTGGAGGTCGTCGTTCGGCTTCTGATTCCTGTAGCTGCCCGCGAAAGCCCGCAGCGTTCCCGGAAATCCGTCCCTGGTCCAGACGGTGATGTCCTGGACGTAGCGGGTGCCCTGGTAGGCAGTTGCCACACAGATGTACTTGCCACACGTGGACTTCACCGCGGCGCTCGCCGGTGCCGCGGTGACCAGCCCTGCGGCCAGGATCCCGGCGAGACCTGCCGCTGTTACCGCCAGGCGTCGCCGAACCGTTGACGCCGTCCGGACTTCCTGAGATGCGTGGATCATGAGTTCCCTCTTTGATCGGCTGCACTGAATGGGCGTATAACCCATCGAAAATACCACGATAATTCACAGCAAAAGGTGTATCTCTGTACACAGAACGGCAGTTGAGACTCACGCATCGAGAGGCGTGCTCGCGGGGGCCTCGGCCTGCGAGCTCCGCGCGCACCGCTTCCTCCCGGGCCTGCGCGGCACGGCGTACGGCGTCGGCGCTCTCGGCTCCGGCGCCTTCGTCTCGCGTGCCCTCCGCTTCGGCAGCGGCAGGTTGCTCCGCAGCCGTACTCGCCCTTTCCGCCGCTTCCTTCTCCATACCGGCGGCTTCCGCCGCGAGGACGGCTGCCTCCCTGCGGCCCTCCGCCTCGGCTTCTTCCTCACCGGCGGCGCAGTGTTTCACCTTCCGCGTTGCGCAGTGCGCAGGGCGGTCTCCGCAGCGAGGTGTGCGGCCTGAGCAGCCGTCTTTGCGTGCCCCGTCGTCGACGTCTTGGCCACCCGGGCCTCGACTTCGGCCGTGGTGAGAGGTCGCCCGACCGACCCGGAAGACTCGAACTCGCGGTCACCAAGATCGATAGAACGACCGCTAGTGAGCGCCCTCAGCGCACGAAGTCCGTTACCGTGCCGTGGTTGTCGGGAGAGGTCAGGCCCCAGAGGATCAGCACCACGACGATAGCCAGCAGGATCAGCCCCGGCACGTTCTCGGGCCCCCAGCTGACGGGCTGCCGGACCGGTGGGCCGGGTGTGGCGTCGTCGCGTGCAGAGTCGGAGTCGGCGCGCTGCCAGGGCGCGACCTCGGCCTCACCCCTGGCGATGCGCGCGGCCACGTGACGTATGTCGGCCGCGTGGTAGGTCGGCTCGCGGGTCAGGTCCGGGGAGGGCGCAGCCGAGGTACGGACGCTGTTGGCCCGCGCCACGGCCCTGATGCTGCTCGGCCTGATCTGCGGCCAGATCTCGCGGACTTCGGCCTTCGTCAGCCAGCCTGCCCCGTCCTCAAGGCCCTGCTCGTCCGCTGGCCTCATTCGAAGTCCGCCCCCCTCGCTCGCCGATCACCCCCGGCTTG from Streptomyces sp. NBC_00237 carries:
- a CDS encoding peptidase inhibitor family I36 protein, with translation MRKLFATLGSAAALVLTLATTSAQAAEAAPAAGYDRCPAGSFCIFDGANGTGTIAWFRTGSPDLRGQSMDNRTSSYWNRTNDAFALYDGYNYGGSCWSVFTHEPSNLEGRYPQWNNRFSSLTKSACG